Below is a genomic region from Candidatus Fermentibacter sp..
CCACAAGACATTCTTCGGCCCCCAGCGCGGCGTCATCGCGAGCAGGATGGACAAGTCGAGCCCCCTGCGCAAGCTCTGGCTCGACATCCGCAGCAGGGCGTTCCCCGGCAGCACCAGCAACCACCATCTGGCCACGCTTGTCGGCCTGCTGGTCGCGACCCACGAGATGAACGAGTTCAAGGAGGAATACCAGACCAGGGTGCTCTCGAACGCCAGGGCGTTCGCCAGGCATCTGGCCGACAACGGGTTGAGGGTCGAGGGCGATCCCTCCGACGGCTACACCATGACCCACCAGGTCGTACTGCGCGTGAGCGAGTTCGGAGACGGGGCCGACATCGCCAGGAGGCTCGAGGAGAACGGCATCATAGTCAACTACCAGGCCCTCCCGGACGACGAGACGTTCCTCGTATCCAGCGGCCTCCGCACGGGCGTCTCCGAGATGACCCGGTTCGGCATGGACGAGGACGACTTCGGCCCGGTCGCGTCGATGATGGCGCGCTGCATAAGGGACAAGGCCGACGTGTCGAAGGAGGTCGAGGCCTACAGGAGCCGCTTCACCACCATGAGGTACACGCTGCCCCTGCAGAAGTCCCTCGCGCTGGCCGCGCGCGCCCTGCGCTCGTCCTTCCCCACGGACGACTACTCCCGAATGCTGTCCGACAACCTGGCGTCGCTGCTCTAGCGAAGAATCATGCCAAGGGCCCCCGGCACCGGCCGGGGGCCCGTTTCCATTTCCGCGAATCCGTGTTCCGCCCCTAGGCGGGGCCTCTCCCGGTCCTGTGCGCGACCACAGTGAACAGGCGCAGCCTGCGGCCCCTGTAGGTCTGACGGTGGTACGTCACCTCGGCGTTGCCGAATCCCAGCACTCCCAGCATTCTTGCGACGATCTCGGGATGGAGCTTCCACCAGGTGTCGGTCGGGCGCCGTGTTTCCCCGTCTGGTGCGAATCCCATCGAGGGCTGTCTCAGGATTGCGGGGACGAGCCGCCGCAGGCCGCTCTTCGGGAGGAGATCCGACCGCGGCAGCATGTCCGTCACGATTGCGGTCCCGGCCGTGTGCGAGAGGCACTTCTGCATCGCGAGGAACGGATCCCTGAGGTGGAGCAGGATGCTGCCCAGCAGGCAGACGTCGAAGGTGCCGATATCATCCGGCACCTCGTAGACATGGCCGTGGACAAGGCGGACGCGTGAGTCGAAGAGCCTGTGGCCGAGCCAGAACGAGTTGTTGATGCGCCTCATCTGCGCCCGCATCTCGGCCTTCTCGATGGAGGCGTCGCGCCCGGCGTAGGGGATGACGTCCCACTCCTGCTCCTCCGACAGGTCGTAGGCCGTCACCAGGGCGCCGCGCTTCTCCATCTCGAACGTGAGGAAGCCGCTGGCCGGGCCAGGTTCGAACACCGACACGCCCTGGAAGTCGACATGTCCCAGATAGTCGTCGACGCCACCGCGCAGGTCCCACGGGCCCTCCACGGTGCCCAGACCGGGAAGGTCCACGGTGTGATAGAAGCAGCAGTCGTCGAGGCTCTCGACATGTCTCGGAGCCGCGAATCCCACGAATCGACCGGACATCTCGTCCCTCCGCGCTGTTGAGTGGTGTTTATAGGCCCCCCACCCCCTCCCCGCAACACCTTCCCATCAGACCGCTCCCATCAGACCGCTGGAAAACCGTTCCCATCCTTCGCCGAACCGCCTCGAAAACTCCGATATGATGCGTTTGCTTTTATTTGCATGCTATACTATTAACGTTATGTTCGGGCAAACCGGAATCATGCCCGGCTGTTGGAATAAATCATGTGTGATCACCGGAACACATGCCCGATGCCCGCTATTTGAACTCCACATGCATTATGCGCTGCTTGTGCTTTTCAGGCGTATTCGGGAACGAAAGTCAAAGGCGATCTGGAGGGAAATGGAAAGGGCGCCGCTCGCGCGGCGCCCTGAGGTATGGATCGGGCTCTACTTGGAGTAGAACTCCACGACCATGCGCTCCTGGACCTCGAGAGTGATGTCCTCGCGCGCCGGCAGGCTCTTCATCGAAGCCTTGCGGGACTTGGGGTCGACCTCCAGGTAGGCGGGCACGCCGATGCCGCGGCCCTGCGTGATGTTGTCGACGATGACCTTGAGATCCCTGCTCGACTCCTTCAGGGAGATGATGTCGCCCACGCCGACCTGGTAGGAGGCGATGTCCACCTTGTGGCCGTTGACGGTGATGTGCCCGTGGGACACGAGCTGGCGCGCCGCCGGGATGGTGCTGGCGAAGCCCGATCTCGCCACTACGTTGTCGAGCCTGCGCTCCACGAGCTGGAGGAGGTTCACGCCGGTTTCTCCCGGGAGGCTCGCGGCCTTCTGGAAATACGCCTCGAGCTGCTTCTCGGACAGGCCGTAGTTGTAGCGGATCTTCTGCTTCTCGGAGAGCTGCATCCTGTAGACCGACACCCTGCGGCGGCGGTGCTGCCCGCCGGCCTCTCCCGGAGGGGAGGTGCGCTTCCTGGCGGCCTTGTGGGTGAGCCCCGGCAGCATCACGCCGAGAGACCTCACCTTTCTGAGCCTGGGACCTCTGTAAGTCGACACTAATCTGACCTCCGGGCCGCCCGTGGCGGCCTTGCTGCTGGATATCAAACCGAACTGCCGCAAAAAGCTCGGAAAATCTAGCCCTGCGGTGGGGCTCCGTCAAGAAGAGGGCCGGCCCGGGGCCGGCCCTCGTCAGTCGAGCTCTTCTACCTGAGCAGCACGCAGGTGCGGGATGTGGAGCCCGCGGCTGTGCGGAGGCGGATCATGTAGATGCCGTCGGCGAGAGGCCTGCCGTCGGCACCGTCACCGGCCCACGTCACTTCGTGGGATCCGGCGGCGACTTCGCCGGAGGTGATGGTGTCGACCAGCCGGCCGGCCATGTCGAACACGTCCAGGCTCGCGAAACCGGGTTCGGACACGCTGAACTGGATCGACGTGGCTGCCGAGAACGGGTTGGGTGCAGGCGAGCCGAGGCAAAGGGAGCCAACCGCCCCCTCGCCGCCCTCGATGCCCGTGCCCGGGTTGGCCGAACCGCGGTAGGGCTCTGCATTGTGGTAGGTCGCCGTGACGGTCGCCCACTCGGTGGAGGACGGGAGGGACGGGATGGTGAGCGTCACGACGCCGGAGGCGTTGGTGAGCCCGCCGTCGAGATAGACCGAGTCCTGCACGACTCCGACAAGGGCGCCTTCGACGGGTGAACCGCCGCTCGTCACGGTCACCGTGAAGCTGCCCTGCGATATCGCGGAGGGATGGTCGGCCGTGAGGGCCGGCAGGGGCGAGGTGGTGCAGAAGATGTCAAGCTCGGGGCATCCGAAGATCATGTGCATGTTGTTGTTGGATGATGCGCCGCTGAAGCCGTAGAACTGCTCGACCTTGAGCTTGCCGTAGTCGACAGCGTCACCCGTGTGCCAGATGTCCTCTTCGAAGTACCCGCGGAAGGTGTACTCTGCAAGGGAGTCGGTCTGGCCTACAGGGCTGTTCACCGTGGCCGCCATTATGCCTATCGCGCCCTTGGGGGACTCGACGGTGCCCTCGTTCATCCAGGCCTCGGCGAAGCAGTAGCCGTCGTCGAAGGCGCCGTTCTGGCAGGCGATGGAGTTGATCCAGGGAAGCATCCTGCCGTTGGACAGGGCCGCGACGTTCGAGTTGCTGAAGCCGGATGTCCCCCATGCCGTCATCGATCCGTGGCCGATGTAGCTGATCAGGGAGCGGCCGTCGTTGATGCTGGCCGAGATCGCGGCCACGGTAGGCGTCATGCCTCCCTCGTCGCAGTAGTAGTCGACCGTCATGCCGGCCGCCATGAAGATCTCGGTGTACTCCCAGCTGTGGGCCGGATCCTCGAAGTCGGTGGAACCGATGCTCACCGCATTCTGGAACCAGCTCTCGGCAGGCATGTAGGGGTCGTACTCGTAGTTGAAGATCTTCCAGGTCTGGTAGGCCAGGTCGTCGGTGTCCTCGTTGGAGAGCCTGCCGACATGGATCGACGGAACCGAGGTGGCGGTACCGATGACGCCGTACTGGTTGTCCTGGGCCATGCCGCCCGAGAGCGGCGTCGGCACCACGTTGTGGTTGCCGCAGATGAGGATGTACAGGGGCGGGTTGGACCAGGTGTTGAACGCGTTCTCGATCCAGGCGTCGATGGCGGAGGATGTGGCGCCGATCGTCGGGACGACTCCGTACACGACCTCGTAGCCCTTCTCCATCTTCCAGTCGATGAGGTCCTGGCAGAGTGCTATGCTCTCCTCCGACCCGATCACGAGGTAGCAGCCGTCGACCGTATTCTGCCCGGCGGGCTCGAAACCGAGCACCTCCTCGTAGAAAGGCAGATATGCGGGCGTTATGCCCGTGGCCGCGCGCACGAGCTCGTTCTCGCCCTGGCCGCCGGTTGGGACGAGGCGGGCGGTGACGCTCGTGGTGATGATGGTTTCACCGGTGACGGGGTTGTAGCGCACGGGATTGAACCGCACCCAGGCGACCCTGAGGTCTCGCAGGATCTGGATCGATTCGAGCGTGGCCGCTTCGCCCGGGAAGAAGCCGGAGTTGCCGTAGACGGCTTCATCCTGGCGGTAGGGCGGCGTATCGCCGTTCCTGGAGGGGGATTCCTGGAAGGCCGCCACGTCGTACGAACCCAGGACGGAAGTCTCC
It encodes:
- the rpsD gene encoding 30S ribosomal protein S4, with the translated sequence MSTYRGPRLRKVRSLGVMLPGLTHKAARKRTSPPGEAGGQHRRRRVSVYRMQLSEKQKIRYNYGLSEKQLEAYFQKAASLPGETGVNLLQLVERRLDNVVARSGFASTIPAARQLVSHGHITVNGHKVDIASYQVGVGDIISLKESSRDLKVIVDNITQGRGIGVPAYLEVDPKSRKASMKSLPAREDITLEVQERMVVEFYSK
- a CDS encoding C25 family cysteine peptidase, with the translated sequence MARIVILLFLVASLAYADVLYRAPGEVDPAVFLGRDGAETLIEFNLPALTREDAFVDGFGPASVIRIPGWGFVGQLGAPDLPAVRSMVLVDNTGDYRLEIVSEETSVLGSYDVAAFQESPSRNGDTPPYRQDEAVYGNSGFFPGEAATLESIQILRDLRVAWVRFNPVRYNPVTGETIITTSVTARLVPTGGQGENELVRAATGITPAYLPFYEEVLGFEPAGQNTVDGCYLVIGSEESIALCQDLIDWKMEKGYEVVYGVVPTIGATSSAIDAWIENAFNTWSNPPLYILICGNHNVVPTPLSGGMAQDNQYGVIGTATSVPSIHVGRLSNEDTDDLAYQTWKIFNYEYDPYMPAESWFQNAVSIGSTDFEDPAHSWEYTEIFMAAGMTVDYYCDEGGMTPTVAAISASINDGRSLISYIGHGSMTAWGTSGFSNSNVAALSNGRMLPWINSIACQNGAFDDGYCFAEAWMNEGTVESPKGAIGIMAATVNSPVGQTDSLAEYTFRGYFEEDIWHTGDAVDYGKLKVEQFYGFSGASSNNNMHMIFGCPELDIFCTTSPLPALTADHPSAISQGSFTVTVTSGGSPVEGALVGVVQDSVYLDGGLTNASGVVTLTIPSLPSSTEWATVTATYHNAEPYRGSANPGTGIEGGEGAVGSLCLGSPAPNPFSAATSIQFSVSEPGFASLDVFDMAGRLVDTITSGEVAAGSHEVTWAGDGADGRPLADGIYMIRLRTAAGSTSRTCVLLR